The nucleotide window AATAATAGTAAAGAAAAACTTATTAATATTATTAAAAAGTATGATGTAGATGGTGTGATTCTGGGATGTACAGAATTACCATTAATTATTAATGAGGATGATCTTGAAATAGAGGTTTTAAATACTGTAGAACTTCATGTGAATAAAGCGTTAATGTATTCTCTTCGAATGGAATAAGAGCATATAAAAGTTGAAACATTGATAAATCATTTAAAGCTAAAGCCACAAAATATATAGAAGTATTTTGTGGCTTTAAATTATTTGACGAAAATCATATCTCCATGAGTTATTTCTTTTAAAACTTTTGGAGTTAGTTTAAAGACTGCATGTGGTGTTCCGGCAGCAGCCCATATTTCTTCATATTGCATTAAATCTTCATCAATTATAGTGGTGACAGGAGTTTTATGTCCAATTGGAGGTATTCCTCCTATTACAAATCCTGTATGTTCAAGCACAAAATCTGCATCTGCTTTTTCTAGTTTTTCTCCTATATGGTTCTTAACTGTTTTTTCATTTACTCTATTTGTACCACTTGCTACAATTAATATAGGTTTTTGAGAAGTTTTCCCTTTAAAAATCAAAGACTTAGCTATTTGACCTATACTACAACCTATTGTGTTTGTTGCTTCTTGTGCAGTACGAGTAGAATCGGATAGTTCAACTACATTAAGTTCAAACCCAAATTCATTAAGTACTGATTGAACCTTTTTGGCGCTTTTACTTAAATTAGATGACATGATCTTTTTCCGTTGCCAAAACCTTATAAAACTCTATAAGTTTGTTTAATTCCCTGTTCAACCTATCCCATTTTGGTATAAACCTACTTTGGTTTGATATGATAGTCCAAGGGCTTAAATTCCGATACAACGCATCGTACATATACAAGTTTACTTTTTAGTGTAATATCTTGTATTTACTAAATTGGCTTGGTTCTCGCTAACTACTTACGCAAGTAGTTTTATTTATACACTAACACCCTCATGGTTCTACCCAATGGTTATATCACTTTCGCAATATACGGGATTCACAATAGCTAATAATATTGTATCATAAATTTAGTAATTAGTTCTTTATAAAAATTATATATTTTCTTATAAAGTTTATAAATGATTTCGCAACAGTTCACCTCCTCCTTATATTTGTATAGTTCTTATAATATTCTTAATTATGAAATAGTATAAAAAGGATAAAAATAGTATTGTATAATATATTATATATAAGTATGTTATAACATACAATATGTTGGAGGAAATAAGTATGAAAGATTTTACTTTAATTATAGGGAAAAATTTAAATAATATTAGAAAGCAGAAAAAATTAAGTCTTGATAAGGTGGCAGAACTTACCGGCGTTAGTAAAGCTATGCTAGCACAAATTGAAAAAGGTGCTTCTAATCCAACAGTGACAACTTTATGGAAAATCGCCACTGGGTTAAATGTTTCGTTTTCTTATTTTATGGAAGAAGAAGAAAGTGATATATTTTATATCTCACATCATGATATTAAACCTATAATAGAGGACGAAGAAAAGATGAAGGTGTACCCTCTTTTTCCATACGATAGTAAAAGAAGATTTGAAATATTTACTATAGAATTAGAACCAGGCTGTAATCACCAATCATCGCCACACAATGATGGTACAGAAGAATATATTATTGTTACAGAAGGGGAAATGGAGTTAGTTATAGAAAGCAATCATTATAAATTAGCATGTGGAGATGCTATTCGATATTTTGCAAATAAAGATCATTCATATAGAAATACTTCAGACAGAAAAGTAAGTTTTCAGCACATAATTTATTATTTTAAATAGTAGTGATTTAATAATAAAAGAAAGTTCAAGATTATACTCGTTAGATTTCAAATTTCTTTGTAATTAGTATATTACAAAAATGTGCATACTTTATTTATAGTTCACATTATAATTATGTATATATACGCTTTATAAAGTATTATAAAATTTAAGGAGATGTATAGCATGAATAATTTTTATGAAATTACTCCAGAGGAATTTGACAAAAGCCCTTTTAAAATTATAGGTGATGATTGGATGTTAGTTACAGCTAAAAAGGATGATAAGGTCAATACAATGACTGCATCTTGGGGTGGACTAGGTGTAATGTGGAAAAGAAATGTAGCTTACATAGTAGTTCGACCTCAACGTTTTACTAAGGAGTTTATTGATGAATCTGATACTTTTTCCCTTACTTT belongs to Gottschalkia purinilytica and includes:
- a CDS encoding YbaK/EbsC family protein; protein product: MSSNLSKSAKKVQSVLNEFGFELNVVELSDSTRTAQEATNTIGCSIGQIAKSLIFKGKTSQKPILIVASGTNRVNEKTVKNHIGEKLEKADADFVLEHTGFVIGGIPPIGHKTPVTTIIDEDLMQYEEIWAAAGTPHAVFKLTPKVLKEITHGDMIFVK
- a CDS encoding helix-turn-helix domain-containing protein, which encodes MKDFTLIIGKNLNNIRKQKKLSLDKVAELTGVSKAMLAQIEKGASNPTVTTLWKIATGLNVSFSYFMEEEESDIFYISHHDIKPIIEDEEKMKVYPLFPYDSKRRFEIFTIELEPGCNHQSSPHNDGTEEYIIVTEGEMELVIESNHYKLACGDAIRYFANKDHSYRNTSDRKVSFQHIIYYFK